In Kiritimatiellia bacterium, a single genomic region encodes these proteins:
- a CDS encoding NAD(P)H-dependent oxidoreductase — translation MIKVLIVYATDYQNTLKMAEAAAAGVNSVPDCQALLKPAEQAAADDLAACDALILGTPVHMGSPDWRVKKFIDGVCSQAWMKDAGVGKVGGVFATGSGYGGTGGGAEVTMLAMLNNLAELGMILIPLPKSTPGYAGAGLQWGPCARTASSSFEQTGVSEDALMVAKNHGANIARVAAALSGAKIFTAGPLTIPEK, via the coding sequence ATGATCAAAGTCCTGATTGTCTACGCGACCGATTACCAGAACACTTTAAAAATGGCGGAGGCGGCCGCCGCCGGCGTTAATTCCGTCCCGGATTGCCAGGCGCTTCTGAAGCCGGCCGAGCAGGCCGCCGCGGATGACCTGGCCGCCTGCGATGCGCTGATCCTGGGCACGCCAGTGCACATGGGAAGCCCTGACTGGAGGGTGAAAAAATTTATTGACGGCGTTTGCAGCCAGGCCTGGATGAAAGACGCCGGCGTGGGGAAAGTCGGGGGAGTCTTTGCGACTGGCAGCGGTTATGGCGGCACCGGCGGCGGCGCCGAAGTCACCATGCTGGCCATGCTGAACAACCTGGCCGAGTTGGGCATGATCCTGATTCCTCTCCCTAAATCAACTCCCGGCTATGCCGGAGCGGGTTTGCAATGGGGGCCGTGCGCCAGGACCGCCTCGTCCAGTTTTGAACAAACCGGCGTATCCGAAGACGCGCTCATGGTCGCAAAAAATCACGGCGCCAATATTGCCCGCGTGGCGGCCGCGCTGTCCGGCGCAAAAATTTTTACCGCTGGTCCGTTAACCATTCCGGAAAAATAA
- the prfB gene encoding peptide chain release factor 2 (programmed frameshift) — protein MNEELKDRIARVAAGIEEMRGYLDVSGRQKTLRDLELKMAAPGFWNDQPAARAVIDEANRHRLVLNPFKELETRLADCSLLLEMAEAEHDEKQRASVLAEIARDLEALERDYAKREFESLFDGRMDSRNAYLSLHAGAGGTEACDWAAMLLRMYRRYCESRGFEVSIMDMMPGDEAGIKSVTFLASGPHAYGYFSAERGVHRLVRISPFDANKRRHTSFASLDVIAEIAEDIEVEIKEGDLRVDTFRSGGAGGQHVNKTDSAIRITHLPTGIVVACQSERSQHANRTKAMKLLRARIYEFMQDQKRQEMEKFYGEKGEIAWGRQIRSYVLQPYTLAKDHRTGVECGNVMNVLEGNLDLFILPYIKFKRRKTGAKKEGTK, from the exons ATGAATGAAGAATTGAAAGACCGAATCGCCCGGGTCGCGGCCGGCATTGAAGAAATGCGGGGTTATCTT GACGTTTCCGGGCGTCAGAAAACACTGCGGGATCTTGAATTAAAAATGGCCGCGCCCGGATTCTGGAACGACCAGCCCGCCGCCCGGGCCGTAATTGACGAGGCCAACCGTCACCGCCTTGTTTTGAATCCGTTCAAGGAATTGGAAACACGGCTGGCGGATTGTTCCCTTTTGCTTGAGATGGCGGAAGCGGAGCATGATGAAAAACAGCGCGCGTCCGTTCTGGCGGAAATCGCGCGCGACCTGGAAGCGCTGGAGCGGGACTATGCCAAGCGCGAGTTTGAATCCCTCTTTGACGGCCGAATGGACTCCCGGAACGCCTATTTAAGCCTCCATGCCGGCGCCGGCGGCACGGAAGCCTGCGATTGGGCGGCCATGCTGCTGCGCATGTACCGCCGCTATTGCGAAAGCCGCGGTTTTGAGGTGAGCATCATGGACATGATGCCGGGCGACGAGGCCGGCATCAAAAGCGTTACGTTCCTGGCGTCCGGGCCGCATGCGTACGGCTATTTCTCCGCCGAGCGCGGGGTGCACCGCCTGGTGCGCATCAGCCCCTTTGACGCCAACAAGCGGCGGCACACCTCCTTCGCCTCGCTGGATGTCATTGCCGAAATTGCCGAGGATATTGAAGTGGAAATCAAGGAGGGCGATTTGCGCGTGGATACTTTCCGTTCCGGAGGGGCCGGCGGCCAGCACGTGAATAAGACCGATTCCGCCATCCGCATCACGCACCTGCCGACCGGCATCGTGGTCGCCTGCCAGTCAGAGCGTTCTCAGCATGCCAACCGCACCAAGGCGATGAAGCTGCTGCGCGCGCGGATTTATGAATTCATGCAGGACCAGAAACGCCAGGAGATGGAAAAATTTTACGGTGAAAAGGGGGAGATCGCCTGGGGCCGCCAGATCCGTTCCTATGTTCTCCAGCCGTATACGCTCGCCAAGGACCACCGCACCGGGGTGGAATGCGGAAACGTTATGAATGTGCTTGAAGGCAACCTGGATTTGTTTATCCTTCCCTATATTAAATTCAAAAGAAGGAAAACAGGGGCAAAAAAAGAAGGCACAAAGTAG
- a CDS encoding YicC family protein: MSINSMTGHGVGEVFFKGARVIMEISSLNHRQFDLRLDLPPCLASLEMEMRRQIHAVLARGSVACRGHVVSGGKISVQRIAFDHGLARQCFQEARRAARQYKAPDDFGVSSLFNIPGVARIIPADGSAVELKKPALRAVRRALRQLRRMRVFEGRALEREMRRRLRALETMLAGIARRRPAAARQYKGRIRTLLTSAAENAGNKKILRDILALAERGDIAEELERSRSHFAQFKELLAGKCPAGRTLDFLVQELMREINTIGAKSNDCAISNLVVKYKSELESIREQVQNIE; the protein is encoded by the coding sequence ATGTCAATCAACAGCATGACCGGACACGGCGTCGGCGAGGTTTTTTTCAAAGGCGCCCGGGTCATAATGGAAATCAGTTCGCTGAATCACCGCCAGTTTGACCTGCGGCTTGATCTGCCGCCTTGTCTCGCAAGCCTGGAGATGGAAATGCGCCGGCAAATCCACGCCGTTCTGGCGCGGGGCTCGGTGGCGTGCCGCGGCCATGTTGTTTCGGGCGGGAAAATATCCGTTCAACGGATCGCGTTTGATCATGGCCTGGCGCGGCAGTGTTTTCAAGAGGCGCGCCGCGCCGCGCGCCAATATAAAGCGCCGGATGATTTCGGCGTCAGCTCGCTTTTTAATATTCCGGGAGTAGCCAGGATAATTCCCGCGGATGGAAGCGCCGTGGAATTGAAAAAACCGGCGTTGCGCGCCGTCCGCCGGGCCTTGCGGCAATTGCGCCGCATGCGCGTCTTTGAAGGGCGGGCACTGGAACGCGAAATGCGCCGCCGCCTGCGCGCGCTGGAAACAATGCTGGCCGGCATTGCGCGCCGCCGCCCTGCGGCCGCGCGCCAATACAAGGGACGCATCCGGACGCTGCTAACTTCGGCGGCGGAAAACGCCGGCAACAAGAAAATATTGCGCGACATTCTCGCGCTTGCCGAGCGCGGCGATATTGCCGAAGAACTGGAACGCTCGCGGAGCCATTTTGCGCAGTTTAAAGAACTTCTGGCAGGGAAGTGTCCGGCCGGACGCACGCTGGATTTTTTGGTTCAGGAGCTGATGCGCGAAATCAACACCATCGGCGCCAAGTCAAATGATTGCGCAATTTCAAATCTGGTGGTAAAGTACAAATCAGAGCTTGAATCCATTCGCGAACAGGTTCAGAATATAGAATGA
- the gmk gene encoding guanylate kinase, which yields MTIAKDKPLLMVVSAPSGAGKTTLCDLLLKEFQHMTRSISCTTREKRPGETHGRDYYFITLQEYEKCLQRGKFLESAVVHGHHYGTPRAPVLAALASGRDVLLVIDVQGAGIIRNCIKKGSHKGLKAAFADVFIVPPSVGELKKRLLKRGKDHPDEIRTRLKNAAREMKAGRFFRYMVVNDRLEQAYKQLRAIVIAEHCRNVKSA from the coding sequence ATGACGATTGCAAAAGACAAGCCGCTCTTGATGGTTGTTTCCGCCCCTTCGGGCGCAGGCAAGACCACGCTCTGCGACCTGCTCCTGAAGGAGTTCCAGCACATGACCCGTTCCATTTCTTGTACCACCCGCGAAAAACGCCCGGGCGAAACACATGGCCGCGATTATTATTTCATCACTTTGCAGGAATATGAGAAATGCCTGCAGCGCGGCAAATTCCTTGAGTCGGCCGTTGTGCACGGCCACCACTATGGGACGCCCCGCGCGCCGGTTTTGGCGGCCCTGGCATCCGGCCGGGACGTGCTGCTGGTAATTGACGTGCAAGGCGCCGGAATTATCCGCAATTGCATAAAAAAAGGCTCCCATAAAGGCCTGAAAGCGGCCTTTGCGGATGTTTTCATTGTGCCGCCCAGCGTCGGTGAATTGAAAAAGAGGCTTTTAAAACGCGGGAAGGACCACCCCGATGAAATTAGAACCAGGTTAAAGAACGCCGCGCGGGAAATGAAGGCCGGACGTTTTTTTCGGTATATGGTGGTTAACGACCGGCTGGAACAGGCTTACAAACAACTGCGCGCAATCGTCATTGCCGAACATTGCCGGAATGTAAAGTCCGCTTAA
- the hisC gene encoding histidinol-phosphate transaminase, whose product MKTIAKKWLTKLGRYETGKPIEEAARELGFDNAENIIKLASNENALGPSPRAVRAMKKAAAQMHRYPDSGAFYLRNALAEKLRIQPDQILIANGSNEIIEFIGHVFLDREAEAVISDHAFAIFRLIVEMFEARPVIVPMRDFTHDLRAMRAAVTPRTKVVFVANPNNPTGTMVKPDELHAFMEKAPPHAVVVLDEAYLELLPPAQQPDTLRYVRAGRKVIVLRTFSKTYGLAGLRVGYAIAPAEGIEMMAKIRQPFNVNAMALAAAAAALKDDVFVAKTRQMVGEGLRFFEDEFRRSGIEYIPSAANFMLVKVGNGRKIFNEMQKKQVIVRPMDGYNLPEYIRITVGRPAENKRCLRALQQVLSGAKIRRA is encoded by the coding sequence ATGAAAACCATCGCCAAGAAATGGCTGACAAAACTCGGCCGGTATGAAACCGGCAAACCGATTGAGGAAGCGGCCCGCGAACTCGGATTTGACAACGCGGAGAATATCATCAAACTGGCCTCCAACGAAAACGCGCTGGGGCCCTCGCCGCGGGCGGTGCGCGCCATGAAAAAAGCCGCCGCGCAAATGCACCGCTATCCCGACAGCGGCGCCTTTTACCTGCGCAACGCCCTGGCGGAAAAACTGCGCATCCAGCCGGACCAGATTTTAATCGCCAACGGCAGCAACGAAATCATTGAGTTCATCGGCCATGTTTTTCTGGACCGCGAAGCGGAGGCCGTGATCTCCGACCACGCCTTCGCCATTTTCCGGTTGATTGTTGAAATGTTTGAGGCGCGGCCGGTGATCGTTCCGATGCGCGATTTCACGCACGACCTCAGGGCCATGCGCGCGGCCGTCACCCCGCGCACAAAAGTCGTCTTTGTCGCCAATCCGAACAATCCCACCGGCACCATGGTCAAACCCGATGAACTGCACGCCTTTATGGAAAAGGCGCCGCCGCACGCGGTTGTCGTTCTGGACGAGGCTTACCTTGAATTGCTCCCGCCGGCGCAGCAGCCCGACACTCTGCGTTATGTGCGCGCGGGGCGCAAGGTAATTGTTTTGCGCACTTTTTCAAAGACTTACGGGCTGGCCGGCCTGCGGGTCGGTTACGCAATCGCGCCGGCCGAAGGAATTGAAATGATGGCAAAAATACGCCAGCCGTTCAACGTCAACGCCATGGCGCTGGCCGCCGCGGCGGCCGCCCTCAAAGACGACGTTTTCGTCGCCAAAACGCGGCAAATGGTCGGAGAAGGGCTTCGTTTCTTTGAAGATGAATTCAGGCGGAGCGGCATTGAATACATTCCTTCGGCCGCCAATTTCATGCTGGTCAAGGTCGGCAACGGACGCAAAATTTTCAATGAAATGCAGAAAAAGCAGGTTATTGTCCGTCCCATGGACGGCTATAATCTGCCGGAATACATCCGCATCACCGTGGGCCGTCCCGCGGAAAACAAGCGCTGCCTGCGCGCCCTGCAACAGGTGCTGTCCGGCGCAAAAATCCGTCGGGCATGA
- the pheA gene encoding prephenate dehydratase produces the protein MKIKKISESRKQIDGLDREIVRLLNRRAELVLAIGKAKNRARAETYVPSREKAVMNNVARVNRGPLSSSSLASIYREIMSAALALEKNIKVAYLGPPATFSHQAALRRFGESVAYRPCETIDDVFDCVQREESDYGVVPVENSTEGAVASTLDRFADTPLKICAEIYQPVSHYLLASGTCNKVKRIFTHPNVFGQCRKWLREEMPQAEQIPAASTVRAAEIAARDKHAAAIAGRLAAEFYRLKILAADIQDVSGNMTRFFVIGKSPAQKTGADKTSLLFSVKHHAGSLHRALGAFRKYNLNMTRIESRPSRLKAWEYLFFVDIEGHPDDVKVRKALHELHKNCLLLTVLGAYPKAVE, from the coding sequence ATGAAAATTAAGAAAATATCAGAATCACGCAAGCAAATTGACGGTCTTGACCGGGAAATCGTCCGGCTCCTGAACCGGCGGGCCGAACTGGTCCTGGCCATCGGGAAAGCGAAAAACCGCGCGCGCGCGGAAACCTATGTTCCGTCCCGCGAAAAGGCCGTCATGAATAATGTCGCCCGGGTCAACCGCGGCCCGCTCTCCTCGTCTTCCCTTGCGTCAATTTACAGGGAAATCATGTCGGCCGCGCTGGCGCTGGAAAAAAACATCAAGGTGGCTTATCTCGGCCCCCCCGCCACGTTCTCCCACCAGGCCGCCCTGCGGCGTTTCGGGGAAAGCGTCGCTTATCGCCCCTGCGAGACCATTGACGACGTGTTTGATTGCGTCCAGCGGGAAGAATCCGATTACGGCGTGGTTCCCGTTGAAAACTCAACTGAAGGCGCGGTTGCCAGCACGCTTGACCGGTTCGCGGATACGCCTTTGAAAATCTGCGCGGAAATTTATCAGCCCGTCTCCCATTATCTGCTCGCATCCGGAACGTGCAACAAGGTCAAACGTATTTTCACTCATCCCAATGTTTTCGGCCAGTGCCGGAAGTGGCTGCGCGAGGAAATGCCGCAGGCGGAACAGATCCCCGCCGCCAGCACCGTGCGCGCGGCGGAAATTGCGGCGCGCGACAAACACGCCGCGGCAATCGCTGGCCGGCTGGCCGCCGAGTTCTACCGCCTGAAAATACTGGCCGCCGACATCCAGGACGTCAGCGGCAACATGACCCGTTTTTTTGTCATCGGCAAATCGCCCGCCCAGAAGACCGGCGCCGACAAAACATCCCTGCTCTTCTCGGTCAAACACCATGCCGGTTCGCTCCACCGGGCGCTCGGCGCTTTCAGAAAATACAATCTCAATATGACCAGGATTGAATCGCGCCCCAGCCGCCTGAAAGCATGGGAATATCTGTTCTTCGTTGATATTGAAGGCCATCCGGACGACGTAAAGGTCCGGAAAGCCCTGCATGAACTGCATAAAAACTGCCTTTTGCTGACGGTGCTGGGGGCTTATCCGAAAGCGGTGGAATGA
- the scpB gene encoding SMC-Scp complex subunit ScpB: MNTNALTPDRQLTLKKIIGAMLLAARKPAAAADLKKIFTQTAEEENDQACRQFAGIKESEICAALEQIKIDLIQSACGIHLAEVAGGFRLQTDPECGPWLRRLLNAGRPSRLSKPALETLAIIAYRQPVTRAEIESVRGVNIDNIVRHLLECQLIKIAGRSKLPGHPMLYGTTQLFLEHFGLQSISHLPGIEQLRRREDEKIRADRRKAGREKPIGEDFEEENKDDEKDKDSGNESEQPGHPPPLPTEQTQAETENQTGANIPKQSNEN; encoded by the coding sequence ATGAACACGAATGCCTTGACTCCCGACAGACAATTGACGCTCAAAAAGATAATCGGCGCCATGCTTCTGGCCGCCAGAAAACCGGCCGCCGCCGCCGACCTGAAAAAAATTTTCACCCAAACCGCCGAAGAGGAGAACGACCAGGCCTGCCGCCAGTTTGCCGGCATAAAGGAAAGCGAAATCTGCGCCGCGCTGGAACAGATAAAAATTGACCTGATTCAAAGCGCATGCGGCATTCACCTGGCCGAGGTGGCCGGCGGATTCCGCCTGCAAACCGATCCGGAATGCGGCCCCTGGCTGCGCCGGCTGTTGAACGCCGGCCGGCCCAGCCGTCTCTCAAAGCCGGCCCTGGAAACCCTGGCGATTATCGCCTACCGCCAGCCCGTCACCCGGGCCGAAATTGAAAGCGTGCGCGGAGTTAACATTGACAATATCGTGCGCCATCTGCTGGAATGCCAGTTGATAAAGATCGCCGGCCGCAGTAAACTGCCCGGCCATCCCATGCTTTACGGCACCACCCAGCTTTTCCTGGAACACTTCGGCCTCCAGAGCATCTCCCATTTGCCGGGGATTGAACAACTGCGCCGCAGGGAGGATGAAAAAATACGGGCCGACCGCCGGAAAGCCGGCCGGGAAAAACCAATCGGGGAAGATTTTGAAGAAGAGAACAAGGATGACGAAAAAGATAAAGACAGCGGAAATGAGAGCGAACAACCCGGTCACCCCCCCCCGCTTCCGACCGAACAGACGCAGGCGGAAACGGAAAACCAAACCGGCGCAAACATTCCAAAACAATCAAATGAAAATTAA